One Thomasclavelia spiroformis DSM 1552 DNA window includes the following coding sequences:
- the pheS gene encoding phenylalanine--tRNA ligase subunit alpha, whose product MENELLRIKEEALNKLDECSSLKELNDIRVLYLGKKGPIQESMKLMKNMDPEARKTFGQISNLVKQELSKAVEEKKELLENQTILDKINREKIDITLPSYKLDQGSLHPLSIIVTELEDLFLGMGYQIAEGPEVESDYFNFELMNLPKGHPARDMQDTFYIDENTLMRTHTSPVQAHTLLAAKGKGPIKVICPGKTYRRDDDDATHSHQFMQCEGLVVDKNITMADLKGTLEVFARKFFGEKREIRLRPSYFPFTEPSVEVDISCHNCGGKGCSMCKHTGWIEILGAGMVNPKVLEMCGFDSEIYQGFAFGIGIERVAMLKYGIDNIRNFYNDDIRFLNQFTRKE is encoded by the coding sequence ATGGAAAATGAATTATTGAGAATCAAAGAAGAGGCATTGAATAAATTAGATGAATGTTCTTCTTTAAAAGAATTAAATGATATTCGTGTCCTATATTTAGGGAAAAAAGGTCCAATTCAAGAATCAATGAAATTAATGAAAAATATGGATCCGGAAGCTCGTAAAACATTTGGACAAATTTCAAATCTTGTTAAACAAGAATTATCTAAGGCTGTTGAAGAAAAAAAAGAACTATTAGAAAATCAAACAATTTTAGATAAAATTAATAGAGAAAAAATTGATATTACATTACCTAGCTATAAATTAGATCAAGGTTCATTGCATCCTTTATCAATAATTGTAACTGAATTAGAAGATCTATTTTTAGGAATGGGATATCAAATCGCTGAAGGTCCTGAAGTTGAAAGTGATTATTTTAATTTTGAATTAATGAATTTGCCAAAAGGACATCCAGCACGTGATATGCAAGATACATTTTACATTGATGAAAATACGCTTATGCGAACACATACATCTCCAGTCCAAGCACATACATTGTTAGCTGCTAAAGGAAAAGGTCCAATTAAAGTAATATGTCCTGGTAAAACTTATCGCCGTGATGATGATGATGCTACTCACTCACATCAATTTATGCAATGTGAAGGATTGGTTGTTGATAAAAATATTACAATGGCTGATTTAAAAGGAACATTGGAAGTATTTGCTCGTAAATTTTTTGGTGAAAAACGTGAAATACGTTTACGCCCTTCTTATTTCCCGTTCACTGAACCTTCTGTTGAAGTTGATATTTCTTGTCATAATTGTGGAGGTAAGGGTTGTTCAATGTGTAAACATACAGGATGGATTGAAATTTTAGGTGCAGGAATGGTAAATCCTAAAGTACTTGAAATGTGTGGTTTTGATTCTGAAATATATCAAGGATTTGCTTTTGGAATTGGAATTGAACGTGTTGCAATGCTTAAATATGGTATTGATAATATCCGTAATTTCTATAATGATGATATAAGATTTTTAAATCAGTTTACAAGAAAGGAGTAG
- the pheT gene encoding phenylalanine--tRNA ligase subunit beta: MDISLKVLNRYIKVDDQDPKELADKITSIGLEVEGMHNLANGNNMTIGHVLECVPHPDSDHLNVCKVEVKPGEIRQIVCGAPNVAANQKVIVANPGCDLGNGFIIKESKIRGVESNGMICSIAELGLDQRLLKPEDKEGIHILDDNAPVGEDPLEYIGLKDTILEIGLTPNRADCMALTSFAYEVGAILKRDVNLPKIETKGIDGSEINVKVDTDLCSFFGAKLVKGVTTKDSPEWLKNALLASGIKPINNIVDISNFVMLETGQPIHMYDYDKLNKKEFVIKTGFNRKEILLDGEEYTIEPNDIIVSTDDGIGCIAGVMGSNSTKIDENTTNIVIEVATFDGANLRETARRLNLLTDASQHYIKGALNTANSLNILERCANLLEELADAKEIYKSVTTDLNIEERYVEVSTSKVNGLLGTNISTLEIEEIFNSLKFEFTLNGEQFNVKVPTYRNDITMTADLIEEVARIYGYDKIPSTLPEMSMTVGKRNDVQAKKHVIRNLLKDQGLHETLTYSLTSPTLVEDFNIFHTNETIKLAMPLGEERSVTRKSIISSLLQVINYNQSHNIKDVNVFELSTTYSKDTELQNLAIACCGEYNGLAFKQISYKADYYLMKGFVETIFKNLGIEESRYKLVRVDQNDINYHPGRSAYIMIGKEIVGVIGNIHPLMEKKYNVKDVYVVELNLTTLLSLKTSKVKFVDIPVYPSVSRDIALVMDKDVATYDVCRKIIQASKQLVKETKIFDVYEGEHIGANKKSVAINLIFQDSKGTLQENTINAVMEKILESVSKEFDAVLRA; this comes from the coding sequence ATGGATATTAGTTTAAAAGTTTTAAATAGATATATAAAAGTTGATGATCAAGATCCTAAGGAACTTGCTGATAAAATTACTTCAATAGGATTAGAAGTAGAAGGAATGCATAATTTAGCAAATGGTAATAATATGACAATTGGTCATGTATTAGAATGTGTTCCACATCCTGATAGTGATCATTTAAATGTTTGTAAAGTAGAAGTAAAACCTGGAGAAATTAGACAAATTGTTTGTGGGGCACCAAATGTTGCTGCTAATCAAAAAGTAATTGTTGCAAATCCAGGATGTGATTTAGGTAATGGATTTATTATAAAAGAAAGTAAAATTAGAGGTGTAGAATCTAATGGAATGATCTGTTCGATTGCAGAACTTGGATTAGATCAAAGATTGTTAAAACCTGAAGATAAAGAAGGAATACATATATTGGATGATAATGCACCAGTTGGTGAAGATCCATTAGAATATATAGGTCTTAAAGATACAATTTTGGAGATAGGTTTAACACCAAACCGCGCTGATTGTATGGCATTAACTTCATTTGCATATGAAGTAGGTGCAATTTTAAAACGTGATGTAAATTTACCAAAAATTGAAACAAAAGGAATAGATGGTAGTGAAATAAATGTTAAAGTAGATACTGATCTATGTTCTTTTTTTGGTGCTAAATTAGTAAAAGGTGTTACAACAAAAGACTCACCTGAATGGTTAAAAAATGCTTTACTTGCTAGTGGAATCAAACCAATTAATAACATTGTAGATATTTCTAATTTTGTCATGTTGGAAACTGGCCAACCAATTCATATGTATGATTATGATAAATTAAATAAAAAAGAATTTGTAATTAAAACTGGATTTAATCGTAAAGAAATCTTATTAGATGGAGAAGAATATACAATTGAACCTAATGATATTATTGTTTCAACTGATGATGGAATTGGTTGTATTGCTGGTGTTATGGGATCTAATAGTACAAAAATTGATGAAAATACTACAAATATTGTAATTGAAGTTGCTACTTTTGATGGAGCTAATTTAAGAGAAACTGCAAGACGTTTGAATTTACTAACTGATGCATCACAACATTATATTAAAGGAGCATTAAATACGGCTAATTCTTTAAATATTTTGGAAAGATGTGCAAATTTATTGGAAGAACTAGCTGATGCTAAAGAAATTTATAAAAGTGTAACAACTGATTTAAATATTGAAGAACGATATGTAGAAGTTTCAACAAGTAAAGTAAATGGTTTATTAGGAACAAATATTAGTACTTTAGAAATAGAAGAAATATTTAATTCATTAAAATTTGAATTTACATTAAATGGAGAGCAATTTAATGTTAAAGTACCAACTTATCGTAATGATATTACAATGACAGCAGATTTAATTGAAGAAGTAGCACGTATTTATGGATATGATAAAATACCATCAACTTTGCCTGAAATGTCTATGACTGTTGGTAAAAGAAACGATGTTCAAGCAAAAAAACATGTGATTCGTAATTTGCTTAAGGACCAAGGATTACATGAAACATTAACTTATTCTTTAACATCACCAACATTAGTAGAGGATTTTAATATTTTTCATACTAATGAGACAATTAAATTAGCAATGCCGTTAGGAGAAGAAAGAAGTGTAACTAGAAAATCAATAATTAGTTCATTGTTACAAGTAATCAACTATAATCAATCACATAATATTAAAGATGTTAATGTTTTTGAATTATCTACAACATATTCTAAAGATACCGAATTACAAAACTTAGCAATTGCTTGTTGTGGTGAATATAATGGTTTAGCATTTAAACAAATTTCATATAAAGCTGATTATTATTTAATGAAAGGTTTTGTAGAAACAATCTTTAAAAATTTAGGTATCGAAGAATCTCGTTATAAATTAGTACGAGTAGATCAAAATGATATTAACTATCATCCTGGTAGATCAGCATATATAATGATTGGAAAAGAAATAGTAGGTGTGATTGGTAATATTCATCCATTAATGGAAAAGAAATATAATGTAAAAGATGTATATGTTGTAGAATTGAATTTGACAACATTACTTAGCTTAAAAACAAGCAAAGTTAAATTCGTTGATATTCCAGTGTATCCATCAGTAAGTAGAGATATTGCTTTAGTAATGGATAAAGATGTTGCTACATATGATGTATGTCGTAAAATTATTCAAGCAAGTAAACAATTGGTAAAAGAAACTAAAATCTTTGATGTTTATGAAGGTGAACATATTGGAGCTAATAAAAAATCTGTAGCAATTAATTTGATTTTCCAAGATTCAAAAGGAACTTTACAAGAAAATACTATAAATGCAGTAATGGAAAAGATTTTAGAATCAGTATCAAAAGAATTTGATGCAGTATTAAGAGCATAA
- the ltrA gene encoding group II intron reverse transcriptase/maturase, which translates to MKDTQDKIGYCQLSLGLLYEDSTEYDNSGEVYPTSKQEISHTKNTNRFVVHEKLLETIMEDANIEKAIQRVMSNKGSGGVDKMQVAEVRTHFAQHWSYLKKLIMEGHYSPQAVKRVEIPKDNGKKRELGIPTVTDRVIQQAIVQVLTPIFEPQFSDNSYGFRPRRNAHQAVRKVVEYANEGYRYTVDLDLEKYFDTVNHSRLIQILSQTIKDGRVISLIHKYLNAGVIVKHKFEETTKGVPQGGPLSPLLSNIYLNEFDKEMERRGNRFVRYADDCVILFKSKRSAMRVKETVTRYLEEKLFVKVNQEKTKVAYITDIKFLGFGFYIEKSGNVRITVHKKSKEKMKKRIKEITKRNRPISSKELAKELKEYITGWVNYYRIANMSKHLREIDSWMRRRIRMIYWKRWKLVRTRYRNLQKLGINKSKAWEWANTRKSYWHIANSFILKRTLTNEVLKIYGFISALDYYNSINL; encoded by the coding sequence ATGAAAGATACTCAAGATAAAATAGGATACTGTCAACTATCATTAGGCTTACTCTATGAAGATAGTACGGAATACGACAATAGTGGAGAAGTGTATCCTACATCAAAACAAGAGATATCACATACGAAGAACACCAATAGATTTGTAGTACATGAGAAGTTACTTGAAACAATTATGGAGGATGCCAATATAGAAAAGGCAATCCAAAGGGTTATGAGTAATAAGGGAAGTGGTGGTGTAGATAAAATGCAAGTCGCAGAAGTTCGTACGCATTTCGCACAACACTGGTCTTATCTAAAGAAACTTATCATGGAGGGACATTATAGTCCACAAGCCGTTAAAAGAGTAGAAATACCAAAAGATAACGGAAAGAAAAGAGAGTTAGGAATTCCAACAGTGACGGATAGGGTCATACAACAGGCGATAGTACAGGTACTGACACCAATATTTGAACCCCAATTCAGTGACAATAGTTATGGGTTCCGACCAAGAAGAAATGCCCATCAAGCAGTAAGAAAAGTAGTCGAATACGCCAATGAAGGATATCGATATACAGTAGACCTAGATTTAGAGAAGTACTTTGATACAGTCAACCATTCAAGACTTATACAGATATTGTCACAAACTATTAAAGACGGAAGAGTTATATCACTCATACATAAATATCTCAATGCAGGAGTCATAGTAAAACATAAGTTTGAAGAAACTACAAAAGGAGTACCCCAAGGTGGGCCACTCAGCCCATTATTATCAAATATATATCTTAATGAATTTGATAAAGAAATGGAAAGAAGAGGAAATCGATTTGTAAGGTACGCAGATGACTGTGTCATACTATTCAAAAGTAAAAGAAGTGCAATGAGAGTCAAAGAAACAGTGACAAGATATTTAGAAGAGAAATTATTTGTAAAAGTGAACCAAGAGAAGACAAAGGTAGCCTATATTACTGATATAAAATTCTTGGGCTTTGGATTTTATATAGAGAAGAGTGGTAATGTACGAATCACTGTTCACAAGAAATCTAAAGAAAAGATGAAAAAGAGAATAAAGGAAATCACCAAAAGGAACCGACCAATATCAAGTAAGGAATTAGCTAAAGAGTTAAAAGAATACATTACAGGTTGGGTGAATTACTATAGGATAGCGAATATGAGTAAACATCTAAGGGAAATAGACTCATGGATGAGAAGAAGAATACGAATGATATATTGGAAAAGATGGAAGTTAGTAAGAACAAGGTATAGAAATTTACAAAAACTAGGTATTAATAAAAGTAAGGCATGGGAATGGGCAAACACAAGAAAAAGCTACTGGCACATCGCCAATAGCTTCATACTAAAAAGGACACTTACAAATGAAGTATTAAAAATATACGGATTTATAAGTGCACTAGATTATTACAACTCTATAAACTTATGA
- a CDS encoding nucleotidyltransferase: MKVLGLIVEYNPFHQGHLYHLNKAKELVNPDITIIIMSSHFVQRGEPAISDKWTRAKIAIKNGVDLVIELPFVYSVQSADYFAKGAIEILHKLNVTDIVFGSESGNIDLFKDIALTIKNNTNDYNTLVKHQLNLGLRYPDACNKALSILMNKSITTPNDLLGLAYVKEVINNNFQINLHCIKRTNDFHSLELENICSASAIRHALKNNIAITNQICNYDEYKEFYFFEDFFPFLRYKLLTISKDELKYIHLVDEGIENLLKEKILLCKDMNQFITSLTSKRYTRSRIQRMLIHILMGNNKATIIESMKIDYIRVLKMNNVGQKYLNRIKKICDYKIITNFSSYQHLALNLEFKATKLLSCISNSPDQLISLEYKSIPKL; this comes from the coding sequence ATGAAAGTTCTTGGATTAATTGTTGAATATAATCCCTTTCACCAAGGACATTTATATCATTTAAACAAAGCAAAAGAACTAGTTAACCCTGATATAACAATAATAATTATGTCAAGTCATTTTGTTCAACGTGGTGAACCAGCAATAAGCGATAAGTGGACAAGAGCTAAAATAGCAATTAAAAATGGTGTTGATTTAGTCATTGAATTACCATTTGTATATAGTGTACAAAGTGCTGATTATTTTGCTAAGGGAGCAATTGAAATACTCCATAAATTAAATGTAACTGACATTGTTTTTGGAAGTGAAAGTGGTAATATTGACCTTTTTAAAGATATTGCTTTGACAATAAAAAATAATACTAATGATTATAATACATTAGTAAAGCATCAACTAAATTTAGGTTTACGTTATCCTGATGCTTGCAATAAAGCATTATCAATTTTAATGAATAAAAGTATTACTACCCCTAATGATTTATTAGGTTTAGCATATGTAAAAGAAGTCATAAATAATAACTTTCAAATTAATTTACATTGTATAAAAAGAACAAATGATTTTCATAGTTTAGAACTTGAAAATATATGTTCAGCAAGTGCTATAAGACATGCATTAAAAAATAATATAGCTATAACAAATCAAATTTGTAACTATGATGAATATAAAGAATTTTATTTTTTTGAAGATTTCTTTCCTTTTCTACGTTACAAACTTTTAACAATTTCAAAAGATGAATTAAAATATATTCATCTTGTTGATGAGGGAATAGAAAATTTACTCAAAGAAAAAATATTATTATGCAAAGATATGAATCAATTCATAACATCTTTGACTTCTAAACGTTATACACGTTCTAGAATCCAAAGAATGTTAATTCATATTTTAATGGGTAATAATAAGGCTACAATTATTGAAAGTATGAAAATTGATTATATTAGAGTTTTAAAAATGAATAATGTTGGTCAAAAATATTTAAATAGAATCAAAAAAATATGCGATTATAAAATAATAACTAACTTTTCTAGTTATCAACATTTAGCTTTAAATCTTGAATTTAAAGCAACAAAGCTTTTATCATGCATATCAAATAGTCCTGACCAATTAATTTCTCTTGAATATAAGAGTATTCCTAAATTATAA
- a CDS encoding threonine/serine exporter family protein, protein MNNFIQCLSAFVACIGFSLIFRIHHQLRFVLVSSFGGALGWLVFLLFNNFNNELVAYFIAMTIVSLFSEIAARIFKAPATIFLIIGCFPLVPGRGIYQTMLYCTQGNTALFIDSFIHTIAISASLALAIMIVSTIFKVIKKFSKYSLKVNL, encoded by the coding sequence ATGAATAATTTTATTCAATGTTTAAGTGCGTTTGTTGCTTGTATTGGTTTTTCTTTAATATTTAGAATTCATCACCAATTGCGATTTGTTTTAGTTAGTTCTTTTGGTGGAGCGTTGGGTTGGTTAGTATTTTTATTGTTTAATAATTTTAATAACGAATTAGTTGCTTATTTTATTGCAATGACAATAGTTAGTTTATTTTCTGAAATAGCAGCTCGTATCTTTAAAGCACCTGCAACAATATTTTTGATTATAGGCTGTTTCCCACTTGTACCTGGACGTGGAATTTATCAAACTATGCTTTATTGTACACAAGGAAATACAGCATTATTTATAGATAGTTTCATTCATACTATTGCCATTTCTGCTAGTCTAGCATTAGCAATTATGATTGTTTCAACAATATTTAAAGTTATTAAAAAATTTTCTAAATACTCTTTGAAGGTTAATTTATGA